In a genomic window of Gossypium arboreum isolate Shixiya-1 chromosome 7, ASM2569848v2, whole genome shotgun sequence:
- the LOC108477308 gene encoding uncharacterized protein LOC108477308, with product MVANHRMVKSMNVEIYSRRHETFRVTKAIGCRPGIPSRSYGVDLRNRQCDCRRFQTLHYPCAHVVVACAKVNLNVEQFVDDVYTLERTLCVWENEFPVLPDLSRWEVPPTTFELVPDRGLRRNPRGRSQSSRIRNEMDIREKSDGKRCRLYRLAGHNRSKCP from the coding sequence ATGGTTGCAAACCATCGGATGGTGAAGtcgatgaatgtagaaatatattcacGACGCCATGAAACATTTCGTGTTACAAAGGCCATCGGTTGTCGACCCGGTATACCATCTAGGTCCTATGGAGTTGATCTCCGTAACAGACAGTGTGATTGCAGGAGGttccaaacacttcattatccatgTGCGCATGTCGTGGTAGCGTGTGCTAAGGTGAACCTTAATGTTGAACAATTTGTCGATGATGTGTACACACTCGAGCGCACGTTATGTGTCTGGGAAAATGAGTTCCCCGTCCTGCCTGACTTGTCTAGGTGGGAGGTGCCTCCGACGACTTTCGAACTTGTCCCAGACAGAGGGCTACGCAGGAATCCGAGAGGTCGTTCGCAATCATCCAGAATTCGTAATGAGatggacattagggagaaatctgATGGTAAACGTTGTAGATTATACAGGTTAGCTGGTCATAATCGGAGTAAATGCCCGTAG